From a region of the Nitrospirota bacterium genome:
- a CDS encoding tetratricopeptide repeat protein, translating to MKKVIVLLAVIWFSGCAMTGYVAGPGKQFRDAAVSVKEQRYKEAAAAYTKIVTDSPDSALAADALFELALVNAHHDNPQRDYAQSTRSFSEFIKRYPDNKRADEARTWISVLKTVQELKKQNEHLNESIQEIKRLDIRHEEKRKRK from the coding sequence GTGAAGAAGGTTATTGTGCTGCTCGCAGTAATCTGGTTTTCCGGCTGTGCCATGACCGGCTATGTGGCCGGACCGGGAAAGCAGTTTCGGGATGCGGCTGTCTCCGTAAAAGAGCAACGATACAAAGAGGCTGCCGCGGCTTATACTAAAATTGTGACCGACTCCCCTGACTCCGCACTGGCCGCTGACGCGCTGTTCGAGCTTGCCCTCGTCAATGCGCACCATGATAATCCCCAACGGGACTATGCTCAGTCAACTCGTTCGTTCTCGGAATTTATCAAACGCTATCCTGATAACAAAAGAGCCGACGAAGCACGGACCTGGATTTCAGTGCTCAAAACCGTCCAGGAGCTGAAAAAACAGAATGAACATCTTAACGAGAGCATTCAGGAAATAAAACGGCTTGATATCAGGCATGAGGAGAAAAGGAAGCGAAAATAG
- a CDS encoding ABC transporter ATP-binding protein, whose protein sequence is MTAIEIINLSKTFKIARGPAVDALKEVSFSVGAGEVFGFLGPNGAGKSTMIKILMGLIRPTSGHAYLMGHEVHSHVSRKQVGYLPENPAFYDFLTAREYLLFVGKTFGMDDTILREKSETVLKLLELVEAGDRPLRGYSKGMVQRLGLAQALIHDPEVLILDEPMSGLDPIGRARVKEIILELKEKGKSVFFSTHITSDVESVCDRVGIIVNGTLQRVEFVDSILTKGIVGYHLRIRVPGSEKLKEIEVSKDELSKVMSEIQMAGEEITLIDPKRKNLEAFFLDIVREGKR, encoded by the coding sequence ATGACAGCCATTGAAATCATAAATCTATCTAAAACATTTAAAATAGCCAGAGGCCCCGCGGTCGACGCGCTGAAGGAGGTGTCTTTCTCGGTGGGCGCAGGAGAGGTCTTTGGTTTTCTCGGACCGAATGGCGCGGGCAAGAGCACGATGATCAAGATACTGATGGGCTTGATCCGTCCCACCAGTGGTCATGCATACCTCATGGGGCACGAAGTCCACTCGCATGTGTCCCGAAAACAGGTCGGATATCTGCCCGAGAACCCTGCCTTCTATGATTTTTTGACCGCCCGGGAATATCTTCTGTTTGTGGGAAAGACCTTCGGCATGGATGACACCATTTTGCGTGAAAAGTCCGAGACTGTTTTGAAACTGTTGGAGCTCGTGGAGGCAGGGGACCGTCCCCTGCGCGGTTACAGCAAGGGGATGGTCCAGCGGCTCGGCCTTGCCCAGGCACTGATCCATGACCCGGAAGTGCTGATCCTTGATGAGCCGATGAGCGGGCTTGATCCGATCGGCCGCGCACGGGTGAAGGAGATCATCCTGGAGCTCAAGGAAAAGGGCAAGTCCGTATTTTTCAGCACCCACATCACTTCCGATGTGGAATCGGTTTGCGATCGTGTGGGGATCATTGTGAACGGTACCCTGCAGCGTGTCGAGTTCGTGGACTCTATTTTGACCAAGGGCATTGTCGGATATCATCTGCGTATCAGGGTTCCCGGTTCCGAAAAACTGAAAGAGATCGAGGTTTCCAAGGATGAACTGTCGAAAGTAATGTCCGAGATCCAGATGGCCGGTGAGGAAATAACACTGATCGATCCGAAACGAAAAAATCTGGAGGCGTTCTTTCTGGATATTGTTCGTGAGGGGAAAAGGTGA
- a CDS encoding ABC transporter permease, producing the protein MLQIFFVTFKGILRDRVFRGIMMAGVLFPLIPSISSLSMRQVTELSISLSLSLLSFTLLLLSIFLGGTSLWKDIERRYTFSVLSLPLTRASFLVGKFFGIAAFIVLTTAILGLIASAVIWSSAGVYPSLRPFVWTNIVLAFFFCSLKYILVIAVSFLISAVSTSFFLPIFGTISLFIVGSATQEVYDYLHSSTVLTVSPFVKNIANTLYYLLPNFSAFDFEVNAVYGISPSLSGMIWICVYFVIYTAVMLALSAVIFSRREMQ; encoded by the coding sequence ATGTTGCAAATATTTTTTGTGACATTTAAAGGTATCCTGCGTGACAGGGTCTTCAGGGGCATTATGATGGCCGGTGTCCTTTTCCCTCTCATTCCGTCAATCAGTTCACTTTCGATGAGACAGGTGACGGAGCTCTCGATCTCCCTTTCCCTTTCACTCCTCTCTTTTACGCTCCTGCTTCTTTCAATTTTTCTTGGAGGGACCTCCCTCTGGAAAGACATTGAGCGGCGGTATACATTCAGCGTTCTGAGTCTGCCCCTGACGCGAGCTTCTTTTCTTGTGGGGAAATTTTTTGGTATTGCCGCTTTCATTGTACTTACCACGGCCATACTCGGCCTGATCGCGAGCGCCGTGATCTGGTCCTCTGCCGGGGTCTATCCATCGCTCCGCCCCTTTGTCTGGACAAATATAGTGCTGGCATTTTTTTTCTGCTCCCTGAAATATATCCTGGTGATCGCGGTGTCCTTTCTTATCTCGGCAGTCAGCACTTCTTTCTTTCTCCCGATCTTCGGCACCATATCTTTGTTTATCGTTGGAAGCGCAACTCAGGAGGTATATGACTATCTCCATTCTTCGACGGTCCTGACTGTTTCGCCTTTCGTAAAAAATATAGCGAATACGCTCTACTATCTTCTTCCGAATTTCAGCGCCTTTGATTTCGAAGTAAATGCCGTATACGGCATCAGTCCTTCTCTATCCGGCATGATATGGATCTGCGTCTATTTTGTGATCTACACCGCGGTCATGCTTGCGCTGTCAGCGGTAATTTTTTCCCGCCGGGAGATGCAATGA
- a CDS encoding amidohydrolase family protein, with protein sequence MIKAVGTADRITQRFPRHRIIHLQNTILMPGLINSHTHLELPDLLNKIRTSEFADWILNLIRLKKRLTILDYETATKENIRTLIRTGTTTVGEICTHDVSPALIRTSGLRAMVFHEIIKMGSGVRGQGAGIQLSRRADSALIKYGLSPHTPYTVSESVLRDMTILANKKHLQIAMHVAESKDETKLLRRNKSSLEKLYKLASWDLDWAPEGSSSFEFLKRIGFLSSRLLAVHAVQVTDKDIELIRKSKVSIAHCPRSNKETGVGRMPLKKILNAGITVGLGTDSLASSPSLGMWDEMRFAYHLHRRDGITAKEIFDLATIGGAKALGLNKVIGTLEPGKKADIIAVPIPKKNTGDLYSDLLRETKSCTMTMVNGKILHKIW encoded by the coding sequence ATGATCAAAGCTGTCGGTACGGCAGACAGGATCACTCAACGCTTTCCCCGCCATCGTATTATCCATCTGCAGAATACCATACTTATGCCGGGATTGATCAACTCACATACGCACCTTGAGCTGCCTGATCTTTTGAATAAAATTCGAACCAGCGAGTTTGCTGACTGGATACTCAATCTTATCCGCTTGAAAAAACGTCTTACTATCCTCGATTATGAAACCGCCACGAAAGAAAATATCCGTACACTCATTCGTACCGGTACGACCACTGTCGGAGAGATCTGCACGCATGACGTGAGTCCTGCTCTTATCAGGACAAGCGGGTTGCGGGCGATGGTGTTTCATGAAATAATTAAAATGGGATCAGGGGTCAGGGGTCAGGGGGCAGGGATTCAACTATCTCGCAGAGCAGATTCAGCGTTAATAAAATACGGACTTTCACCTCACACGCCCTATACGGTTTCTGAATCAGTACTGCGAGATATGACAATACTTGCCAATAAGAAACATCTCCAAATCGCAATGCATGTTGCAGAATCCAAAGACGAGACCAAACTACTGCGGAGAAACAAAAGCAGTCTTGAAAAGCTCTATAAACTTGCCTCCTGGGACCTTGACTGGGCGCCGGAGGGCTCTTCGTCCTTTGAGTTTCTCAAGAGGATCGGATTCCTCTCCTCTCGCCTTCTGGCTGTTCATGCCGTGCAGGTAACGGATAAAGATATTGAATTGATCAGAAAGTCAAAGGTGTCCATCGCTCATTGTCCGAGGAGCAATAAGGAAACAGGCGTCGGCAGAATGCCGCTGAAAAAGATATTGAACGCCGGCATCACCGTCGGTCTCGGCACGGACAGTCTTGCGAGTTCGCCGAGCCTGGGTATGTGGGACGAGATGCGCTTCGCATACCACCTGCACCGTCGTGACGGCATTACGGCAAAAGAGATCTTCGATCTGGCAACCATCGGCGGTGCGAAAGCACTCGGTCTGAACAAAGTCATCGGCACGCTCGAACCGGGGAAAAAAGCTGACATCATAGCAGTGCCGATACCAAAGAAAAATACAGGTGACCTCTATTCCGACTTGCTCCGAGAAACGAAATCCTGTACTATGACCATGGTCAACGGGAAAATTCTGCACAAAATTTGGTAA
- the mqnE gene encoding aminofutalosine synthase MqnE — protein MNIDTIKEKVLSNQRLTREDGIALFKSNDLLALGRMADHVAQHKNGNQVFFVQNMHINPTNICVNRCKFCAFSRSKGEPGAYEMSIDDILDKARKAGKGVREFHIVSGLHPDLPFAWYLDMLGALKKEFPKIHLKAFTAVEIDYLAKLSGLSVTDTLKQLRDAGLGSLPGGGAEIFNTTVRNTLCAEKISGDRWLEVIEAAHNIALKSNATMLYGHIETYEHRIDHLLRLRGLQDRTGGFQAFIPLSFHSQNTEIKKSAYTTGFDDLKTLAISRLVLDNFDHIKAYWVMLGEKIAQVSLNFGVDDLDGTVVEERITKAAGGTTDGSMTRDEIVHLIKQAGRIPVERDTVYNVVKVWK, from the coding sequence ATGAACATTGACACTATCAAAGAAAAAGTCCTATCCAACCAGCGGCTCACGCGCGAAGACGGCATTGCGCTTTTCAAATCGAACGACCTGCTCGCGCTCGGTCGGATGGCCGACCATGTCGCACAGCATAAGAACGGCAACCAGGTCTTTTTTGTCCAGAATATGCACATCAATCCAACGAACATCTGCGTGAACCGCTGCAAATTCTGTGCATTCAGCAGGAGCAAAGGCGAACCCGGCGCGTACGAGATGAGCATCGACGATATCCTGGACAAGGCGCGCAAAGCCGGAAAAGGCGTACGTGAGTTTCATATCGTATCCGGCCTCCACCCGGACCTGCCTTTTGCATGGTATCTTGACATGCTCGGCGCCTTGAAAAAAGAATTCCCAAAAATACACCTCAAGGCATTTACCGCCGTGGAGATCGATTACCTGGCGAAACTTTCCGGTCTTTCTGTCACTGATACGTTGAAGCAGCTCCGCGATGCCGGTCTCGGTTCTCTCCCCGGCGGCGGCGCCGAAATATTCAATACCACCGTACGCAATACTTTATGTGCAGAGAAGATCAGCGGCGACCGCTGGCTTGAAGTTATCGAAGCCGCGCACAATATAGCCCTCAAATCGAACGCCACCATGCTCTATGGACATATTGAGACCTATGAGCACCGGATCGACCACCTGCTCAGGCTCAGGGGCCTCCAGGACAGGACCGGCGGTTTCCAAGCCTTCATCCCCCTGAGTTTCCATTCGCAGAACACGGAAATTAAAAAATCCGCCTACACAACCGGTTTTGACGATCTCAAGACCCTCGCGATCTCGCGGCTGGTGCTGGACAACTTTGACCACATCAAGGCGTACTGGGTCATGCTGGGAGAAAAGATAGCGCAGGTCTCACTCAACTTCGGCGTAGACGATCTGGACGGCACTGTGGTGGAGGAACGCATAACCAAGGCGGCGGGCGGAACAACGGATGGGAGCATGACCAGGGACGAGATTGTGCATCTGATCAAACAAGCGGGTCGAATACCCGTGGAACGGGACACGGTGTATAATGTCGTGAAGGTTTGGAAGTAG
- the mqnC gene encoding dehypoxanthine futalosine cyclase, whose translation MKPKAINLIINKVESGRRLDSDEGLILFKHADLLTLGELANQVRKRLHPERLVTFIIDRNINYTNICVNKCKFCAFYREADSPEAYILSKDEIFKKIDETIAQGGTQILMQGGVHPDLGIDYFEDLFRAVKSRYTIQIHSLSPSEISFIAKKDALSIKDALIRLKASGLDSIPGGGAEILVDRVRKKVSPNKIRWRQWAEVMKEAQKLGMPTTATMMFGSLETDKEIIEHLVRIRDIQEETKGFTAFIPWTYQPGNTELGGRSATAVEYLKVLALSRIMLDNFQNIQASWVTQGAKIAQVALEFGANDFGSTMIEENVVAAAGITFRMTKQEIISIIKDAGYTPAQRDTRYNILKKED comes from the coding sequence ATGAAACCAAAAGCAATCAATCTCATTATTAATAAAGTGGAATCAGGCAGGCGTCTTGACAGCGATGAAGGCCTCATCTTGTTCAAACATGCCGACCTTCTGACCCTCGGCGAACTCGCGAACCAGGTGCGGAAACGCCTTCATCCCGAACGCCTCGTGACCTTCATTATAGACCGGAACATCAACTATACCAATATCTGCGTGAATAAATGCAAATTCTGCGCGTTCTATCGCGAAGCCGACAGTCCGGAAGCTTACATCCTGTCAAAGGACGAGATTTTCAAAAAGATCGATGAGACAATAGCACAGGGCGGTACACAGATACTCATGCAGGGAGGTGTGCATCCGGATCTTGGCATAGACTATTTTGAAGACTTGTTCAGGGCCGTTAAGTCGCGTTATACAATCCAGATCCATTCGCTTTCACCTTCTGAAATATCGTTCATCGCAAAAAAGGATGCCTTAAGTATTAAAGATGCACTCATTCGTCTCAAAGCATCGGGCCTGGATTCCATTCCCGGCGGAGGGGCCGAGATCCTGGTCGACCGGGTCAGAAAAAAAGTTAGTCCGAATAAGATCAGGTGGCGGCAATGGGCCGAAGTTATGAAAGAAGCGCAAAAACTCGGCATGCCCACGACTGCAACCATGATGTTCGGCAGTCTTGAAACAGATAAAGAGATCATTGAGCATCTGGTCAGGATAAGGGATATTCAGGAAGAAACGAAAGGGTTTACGGCGTTCATCCCCTGGACCTATCAGCCGGGGAATACCGAACTCGGCGGGCGATCAGCAACAGCCGTGGAATATCTGAAGGTCCTCGCACTTTCGCGCATCATGCTCGATAATTTTCAGAACATTCAAGCATCATGGGTGACACAGGGCGCGAAAATAGCGCAGGTTGCTCTTGAATTCGGTGCAAATGATTTCGGCAGCACCATGATCGAAGAAAATGTTGTAGCCGCGGCAGGAATTACTTTCAGAATGACAAAACAGGAGATCATAAGTATTATAAAAGACGCAGGCTATACACCTGCTCAGCGGGATACCAGATATAATATCCTGAAAAAAGAAGATTGA
- the mtaB gene encoding tRNA (N(6)-L-threonylcarbamoyladenosine(37)-C(2))-methylthiotransferase MtaB: MRIAFTTLGCKINQFETDALQQDLLSRGNSVVPFDAEADVYIINTCSVTAKSDTQSRQLIRSAVRRAHGARVVVTGCYAEMRPEEIQKIPGVGLVIGNRDKARISDQVMTMASAGSPESLPASERALNALHTRTRGFLKIQDGCDNRCSYCVVPLARGGSRSAKPGVVLREFKHLVDRGCPEVVLTGVHVGSYGSDLEEGISLTDMLLTLVQARGRTRIRLSSIEPNEITREMINYLGQGLCRHLHIPLQSGDDSILASMKRNYNSRFYEDLLEQIASRVPGVALGADIIVGYPGEGEKEFQNTMSLVERSPLTHLHVFSYSPRPGTPAAEMKGQVPEPIKKERSASLRRLGMNKNLLFRKKHQGSKLNVVVEDKLDRDTGLLTGLTDNYIRVMISGAKTGDIGKKINIMINEVKEQGNFGLIL; the protein is encoded by the coding sequence ATGCGAATAGCTTTTACAACCCTCGGATGTAAAATCAACCAGTTCGAGACAGACGCCCTGCAGCAGGACCTTCTCTCCCGGGGAAACAGCGTCGTGCCCTTTGACGCCGAGGCCGACGTCTATATCATCAACACCTGCTCGGTGACTGCCAAAAGCGACACGCAGAGCAGGCAGCTGATCCGCTCGGCAGTACGGCGGGCCCATGGCGCCAGAGTCGTGGTAACAGGATGCTACGCTGAAATGCGCCCCGAAGAGATACAAAAGATACCGGGAGTCGGACTGGTGATCGGGAACCGCGATAAGGCCAGGATCTCCGATCAGGTGATGACCATGGCTTCCGCAGGCAGTCCGGAAAGCCTGCCCGCTTCCGAACGTGCGCTCAATGCCCTGCACACGAGAACGCGGGGATTTCTGAAGATTCAGGATGGCTGCGACAACCGATGCTCCTATTGCGTTGTTCCGCTCGCACGAGGCGGTTCCCGCAGCGCTAAGCCCGGTGTCGTGCTTCGTGAATTCAAACATCTTGTAGACAGGGGATGTCCCGAGGTTGTATTGACCGGTGTCCATGTCGGGTCATATGGTTCTGATCTGGAAGAAGGCATCAGCCTGACAGACATGCTCCTGACGCTTGTTCAAGCGCGAGGCCGGACACGGATACGTCTGAGTTCCATCGAGCCGAACGAGATCACCCGGGAGATGATCAACTATCTCGGTCAGGGGCTCTGCAGGCACTTGCACATCCCGCTTCAGAGCGGTGATGATTCAATTTTAGCATCCATGAAAAGGAACTATAATTCCCGTTTCTATGAGGACCTGCTTGAACAGATCGCGTCACGGGTCCCCGGCGTTGCTCTTGGGGCGGATATAATCGTAGGATACCCCGGAGAAGGCGAAAAAGAGTTTCAGAACACCATGAGCCTCGTGGAACGATCTCCTTTAACGCACTTGCATGTTTTCAGTTACTCGCCTCGTCCCGGCACACCTGCGGCGGAAATGAAGGGCCAGGTACCGGAACCGATCAAAAAGGAACGCAGTGCATCTCTCCGCAGGCTTGGCATGAATAAAAATCTGTTATTCAGGAAAAAGCATCAGGGATCGAAGCTTAATGTTGTCGTCGAGGACAAGCTTGATCGTGATACGGGACTGTTGACCGGATTAACGGATAATTACATCCGCGTGATGATCAGTGGGGCAAAAACAGGAGATATCGGTAAAAAAATCAACATAATGATCAACGAGGTAAAAGAACAGGGAAATTTTGGATTAATTTTATAA
- the miaB gene encoding tRNA (N6-isopentenyl adenosine(37)-C2)-methylthiotransferase MiaB, with the protein MKSFHIITFGCQMNEHDSERMTGILEEQGCTSASTVEHADMVILNTCSIREKAEQKFYSELGRLKKLKDERPGLKIAVAGCIAQQEGAKILSRAPYVDMVFGPSDLSRLPEMVEKKRSWSAPVIDIAGDPEYHRKRIPTTRTDRLKAWVSIMYGCDNFCTYCVVPYLRGRERSRLPVDIVGEVGELARNGYKEVTLLGQNVNSYGKGLEGDVNFPSLLRAVNDVPDIERIRFVTSHPRDLSDGLITALRDLPKVCESLHLPVQSGSDDILRAMNRRYTREEYLDKVKRMQKAVPHITLTTDIIVGFPGEQERDFEMTMDLLEEVQYDGIFAFKYSKRPGTAALKLNDHLPDDVKEKRLARVLDLQGKMTSRSNEKLVNSVQEVLVDGLSKKGGTLSGRTRGNKAVNIDAPAAYIGSLVRVKIVAAGMNSLTGQLCE; encoded by the coding sequence ATGAAATCGTTTCATATTATTACTTTTGGCTGCCAGATGAACGAGCACGATTCCGAACGCATGACGGGCATCCTCGAAGAACAGGGATGCACGTCCGCTTCAACGGTGGAACATGCGGACATGGTCATCCTGAACACGTGCAGTATCCGCGAAAAAGCCGAACAGAAATTTTACAGCGAACTGGGGCGGCTGAAAAAGCTCAAAGACGAGAGACCGGGCCTCAAGATCGCCGTGGCAGGCTGCATTGCACAGCAGGAAGGCGCGAAGATCCTCTCCCGCGCGCCCTATGTGGACATGGTATTCGGCCCCTCGGACCTGTCTCGACTCCCGGAAATGGTCGAAAAGAAGCGTTCCTGGTCCGCTCCGGTGATCGATATTGCGGGAGACCCTGAATATCACCGTAAACGCATTCCCACCACACGGACCGACCGATTAAAGGCCTGGGTATCCATCATGTACGGATGCGACAATTTTTGCACCTATTGCGTCGTGCCTTATCTGCGCGGCAGGGAGCGTTCACGGCTGCCTGTGGATATCGTGGGCGAGGTGGGCGAACTCGCCCGGAACGGCTACAAGGAAGTGACCCTGCTGGGGCAGAACGTGAACTCGTACGGCAAGGGACTGGAAGGGGATGTGAATTTCCCGTCTCTTCTGCGAGCGGTCAACGATGTTCCTGATATCGAGCGGATACGGTTTGTTACGTCCCATCCCCGGGACCTGTCGGACGGCCTGATCACTGCACTCCGCGACCTTCCCAAGGTATGCGAGTCTCTGCACCTGCCGGTCCAGAGCGGTTCTGACGACATCCTTCGCGCCATGAACAGGCGCTATACCCGTGAAGAGTATCTGGACAAGGTAAAGAGAATGCAGAAGGCCGTACCGCATATTACGCTCACCACGGACATCATCGTCGGATTCCCGGGAGAACAGGAACGGGATTTTGAAATGACCATGGATCTGCTTGAAGAAGTGCAGTATGACGGCATCTTTGCCTTCAAGTATTCGAAACGGCCGGGCACGGCCGCGCTCAAGCTGAACGATCACCTGCCCGATGATGTAAAGGAAAAGCGGCTCGCGCGGGTGCTGGACCTTCAGGGAAAAATGACATCCCGGAGCAATGAAAAGCTCGTCAATTCAGTTCAGGAGGTCCTTGTCGATGGTTTGAGTAAAAAAGGCGGGACGCTGAGCGGGAGGACAAGAGGGAACAAGGCGGTGAACATCGATGCGCCGGCCGCATACATCGGTTCACTCGTTAGAGTCAAGATCGTCGCGGCAGGTATGAATTCCCTCACCGGACAGTTATGCGAATAG
- a CDS encoding SAM-dependent chlorinase/fluorinase: protein MSAIITLTTDYGSKDGFAASMKGVIFKTNPQAQIVDISNEISPQDIWEAAYILRSAYSHFPKGTVHLAVVDPGVGSGRKPIIAVTESYYFVGPDNGVFSLIYQEAERIRVHHITSAHYFLPKPGPTFHGRDIFAPVAGWLSKGIASGNFGEEITDYMKLNIPAPKTTPNGIEGHIVHIDRYGNIITNITYEDIKALFPEGVDLGVTSVSLAGKDIKGLSKYYAESAPGAPGAIINSSGALEIFMFKQNAKTALSVKRGEAVRLMVSR, encoded by the coding sequence ATGTCCGCCATTATAACTCTGACAACTGATTACGGCAGTAAAGATGGCTTTGCGGCAAGCATGAAAGGGGTCATCTTTAAGACCAACCCCCAGGCGCAGATCGTCGATATATCCAACGAGATCAGCCCTCAGGATATCTGGGAGGCTGCGTATATCCTGAGATCGGCCTATAGCCACTTCCCGAAGGGTACGGTGCACCTCGCGGTTGTGGATCCCGGTGTGGGCAGCGGCAGGAAGCCGATCATTGCCGTGACCGAAAGTTACTACTTCGTCGGCCCTGATAATGGCGTGTTCAGCCTGATCTACCAGGAAGCGGAGCGTATCAGGGTGCATCATATCACCTCGGCCCACTATTTTCTCCCAAAACCCGGGCCGACGTTCCACGGGAGAGACATTTTCGCACCGGTTGCAGGATGGCTTTCAAAGGGGATCGCCTCAGGAAACTTCGGCGAAGAAATCACGGACTACATGAAGCTGAACATCCCTGCGCCGAAAACAACGCCGAATGGGATCGAGGGTCATATTGTCCACATCGACCGGTACGGCAATATTATTACCAATATAACCTACGAGGACATCAAGGCGCTTTTCCCGGAGGGAGTGGACCTGGGCGTCACGTCCGTCAGTTTAGCCGGCAAGGACATCAAGGGACTCAGTAAATACTATGCCGAGTCCGCGCCCGGAGCGCCCGGCGCCATCATCAACAGCTCGGGTGCGCTCGAAATATTCATGTTTAAACAAAACGCCAAAACAGCGTTGTCAGTCAAACGGGGAGAAGCCGTACGACTCATGGTTTCCCGCTGA
- the bioD gene encoding dethiobiotin synthase: protein MIINRIKGLFVTGTDTGVGKTYVAAGIAAALTCRGVDVGVMKPAETGCRTRAGRLIPGDALRLMKSARVKDPLSLVNPCRFRRPLAPAVAAELGIKTIDPSKIINAFQLLSNRHDFMIVEGAGGIMSPLSGTYTYLDLAKKLGLPVLIVARPGLGTINHTLLTIAALRGRKIRIAGIVINYALDQKSGSAEKTSPGVMEKMSRVRIAGIIPYGSRRFGDLLDEIIR, encoded by the coding sequence ATGATTATAAATAGGATAAAAGGTCTTTTCGTTACCGGAACCGATACGGGTGTCGGCAAAACATATGTGGCCGCCGGCATTGCAGCAGCTCTAACCTGCCGGGGTGTGGACGTAGGCGTGATGAAACCCGCGGAAACAGGTTGCCGCACGCGCGCCGGCCGGCTGATACCCGGGGACGCGCTCCGGTTGATGAAATCGGCGCGGGTGAAGGACCCGCTTTCACTCGTAAACCCCTGCAGATTCAGACGGCCGCTTGCTCCGGCGGTGGCCGCTGAACTGGGAATAAAAACAATCGATCCTTCGAAAATTATCAACGCATTTCAACTGCTCTCCAACAGGCATGATTTCATGATCGTCGAAGGGGCGGGAGGCATCATGTCGCCGCTGTCCGGTACCTATACCTATCTTGATCTTGCAAAAAAACTGGGTCTTCCCGTCTTGATCGTTGCACGCCCAGGTCTCGGTACGATCAATCACACGCTACTCACTATTGCAGCACTCAGGGGGCGAAAGATACGGATTGCCGGTATTGTGATCAATTATGCCCTGGACCAGAAATCAGGATCAGCTGAAAAGACAAGTCCGGGAGTGATGGAAAAGATGTCCAGGGTACGGATAGCGGGGATCATACCGTATGGTTCCCGCAGATTCGGCGATTTGCTCGATGAGATCATACGATAA
- a CDS encoding SDR family NAD(P)-dependent oxidoreductase, with protein sequence MARKRVIIITGASRGLGREIALCFGRAGERVVVNFLSNEQAARAVADEVSHNGGESTCYKADVKNQVEVDTMTRDTIKRWGAVDVLINNAALTKDGIMLRMTGEDWDDVVNTNLKGPFHCIRAAAHQMIKQRNGHIINISSIVGLQGREGQANYSSAKAGLLGLTKASARELGPFNIKVNAVLPGYLPTDMGSNLPDAVHDRILKENVLGKASDPHEVADFIYHLSLMNNVSGQVFNLDSRII encoded by the coding sequence ATGGCCCGTAAACGGGTAATTATCATCACCGGAGCCTCAAGGGGCCTCGGCAGGGAGATTGCCCTCTGTTTCGGAAGGGCAGGTGAAAGAGTAGTCGTTAACTTTTTGTCGAATGAACAGGCAGCACGGGCCGTGGCAGATGAAGTGTCTCATAATGGCGGAGAATCAACATGTTATAAGGCAGATGTTAAAAATCAGGTTGAAGTTGACACAATGACGAGAGATACCATAAAACGCTGGGGTGCTGTCGATGTTCTGATAAACAATGCCGCTCTGACCAAGGACGGGATAATGCTTCGCATGACAGGGGAAGACTGGGATGATGTGGTCAATACCAACCTCAAAGGACCATTCCACTGTATTCGGGCTGCAGCTCACCAGATGATCAAACAACGCAACGGACACATTATCAACATTTCATCCATTGTCGGTTTGCAGGGAAGGGAAGGGCAGGCGAACTATTCATCGGCAAAGGCCGGTCTTCTCGGGTTGACCAAAGCATCGGCAAGAGAGCTTGGTCCCTTCAATATCAAGGTCAATGCCGTGCTGCCCGGCTATTTGCCGACAGACATGGGTAGTAACCTGCCGGATGCTGTTCATGATCGTATCCTGAAAGAGAATGTTCTCGGCAAGGCATCCGACCCTCATGAAGTAGCGGACTTCATCTATCATCTTTCCCTGATGAACAACGTGTCGGGACAGGTGTTTAATCTGGACAGCAGGATAATTTAG